The Triticum aestivum cultivar Chinese Spring chromosome 7B, IWGSC CS RefSeq v2.1, whole genome shotgun sequence genome window below encodes:
- the LOC123162320 gene encoding uncharacterized protein, with product MPKSQKRQATVAPVPTPRRPRPGMEYRARSDEAWYPARVVVQDGWLRVMFENFPEDADEWYDPGADLASLGDVEALRARFRRESSALNDARCGDLCPGDRLCLACDIEGDADELKYYDAVLETVEKAAHGTVDGVERCACRFTVRWTEGPRRGCWDNVGVEVVCCVQESPIQDPVLTEFLDDVRNRFGEDQGEATAASQQAAPTRTPAGSRRYSLAYSSRN from the exons ATGCCGAAGTCGCAAAAGCGGCAGGCCACCGTCGCGCCGGTGCCGACGCCGCGCCGCCCACGACCCGGAATGGAGTACCGCGCGCGGTCCGACGAAGCGTGGTACCCCGCGCGCGTGGTGGTGCAGGACGGCTGGCTGCGCGTCATGTTCGAGAATTTCCCCGAGGATGCGGACGAGTGGTACGATCCAGGGGCTGACCTCGCATCCCTTGGCGACGTGGAGGCGCTCCGCGCGAGGTTCCGCCGGGAAAGCTCGGCCCTCAACGACGCCCGCTGCGGAGATCTCTGCCCGGGCGACCGGCTCTGCCTCGCGTGCGATATCGAGGGCGACGCCGATGAGCTCAAGTACTACGACGCCGTCCTCGAAACC GTGGAGAAGGCAGCGCACGGCACCGTGGACGGCGTGGAGCGGTGCGCGTGCCGTTTCACCGTGCGCTGGACGGAGGGGCCGCGCCGCGGTTGCTGGGACAACGTGGGCGTCGAGGTGGTCTGCTGCGTGCAGGAGTCGCCGATCCAGGATCCGGTGCTGACCGAGTTCCTGGACGATGTGAGAAACAGGTTCGGCGAGGACCAAGGGGAGGCGACGGCAGCGTCTCAGCAGGCAGCCCCGACCCGGACACCAGCAGGCAGCCGACGGTACAGTCTCGCATACTCCTCGCGTAACTAG